The Candidatus Binataceae bacterium genome segment CGGCTGGATGCGTTGCCCGGTGTCAGATCATCTAATAATTGACAGGCCTTCTGCGCTAAGGTTAGCGCCGCCAAGTTGTCATGAACTTGCAACGCGGCGCGGCTTTGGGAGACAAAGTTGCTCGCTTCCTGGTAAGTGGGACGGGCCTGCGCGCTTAACGTCGCGGGATTGACCGCAATCAAACCGCGGCTAGCTTCAGCTAGCCGCTCCTGCGCCGAGGCGGCATAGCCGTTGCTTCCAGCCATTCCCACTTCACCCACCGGCGGCTGCGACACGGCAGTCACAGGGGCAGCGGCCGGCGCCTCTTGGGTAACTTTGACCTGCGCGCGACGATGGGCTCTGGCGCCTGGGATAGCGTCATGCCCCACTCCCATCCGCGGCTCGGGCGCTCCACCCTCGGACAGTTCGGTGGACACGATAGAGTCCGGCAGCGGTGGCAGCGCTGGTGGGGTTGCGACACAGGGCACCGACAGCGGGCATGGGAGCATGAGGGCCTCGCTCCGAGACTGCCCGTTGGCAGACTGGTCGAGGCTGGTAGCTGGTTGCTCGGTGGCGGCGCTGTCGTCGTCGGCTGTGGGCTGTGTCACAACCTCCCCACCCTCCTGGGGCTGAGCAATGCAGGGCACGGACAGTGGGCAGGGCAGCATACCAGCCGGGGTCGCGGCCTGAGCCGACACGCCCACGGTACTGCTGGGTTGGGCAGCAAAAGTCGCCGGCCCCAAGGTCATCAGAACAATATTCAACAGCGCGAAGTGCCGCGCCGCGATCTTGTCTTTCATGCGCACCTCGTGGACCGGAGTGCCGGCGCCTCTGAAACCTCTGGCGCCATACGATCATAGATGAACGCACGATCAGGTCGGTCCGAACGCAGAAGCAAGGCAAAAGGTTCGTCGCCGGCGGTACACCCATTGTAGGCTCTTTCTCGGCACGCAAGGCAAGACTATTCATGCGCGGCCTGTCTCAAATCGCGATAGTGTAGCCCGGAGCAGATTGCGCGCCGCCAAGCAGTCCAAGTCGCAAAGCGAACCTGCCCTACCCTGTGACGAATCTAGGTTTCTACCTCGCGCAGGTCGTTGCTGACGCGCCGAGCGTTGAATCAGCCCTGGAACGGGTTCGAGCAGTTGAGCGTTCGCTCCCGCACCCAACGCTCAATATCGGGCTTGTGGAACCGCCAGTCAGCGCCAAGCTGGAAGGCGGGAATGGAGCGATGCTTGATAAGGCGATAAATCGTACTGGGGTGGCAACATAAGAATTCGGAAAGCGTTTTCACGGTCAGGATTTCTCCGCTGCTGGAAACGTCGGTGCGCGACCGTGAAACATCACGTTTATTCTGCAATTTGTTGTTGTTCATGGCCCAAACCCACAAAGCGAGATCACATAGTTGTACCCACGCAGTTACAAGAAGCGGGCCAAAGGTCTCCGAACAACAAATTGCGACTAATCGCTCCTCGTTTTGGCTAACATTTGCGTTGCGTCCATCGTCCGAAAGAAAGTCATCCCAAAGGAGAATTCCTTTCTTACAATCTAGCCGCAGGCGCGAAAAAGGTCATAGAAGCCCGCAGGTGAACTGTAAGATTTACAAAGGGCTTGTTTCTTTTCTCACGGTTCTGAGCGAATTCAAATGTTTTTTTTGGCACCGCGATTGCTCATAGGCGTCAAAGCCGGAAACGAAAGGAGGCGCGGGTAAGGTCGCGCTATCTTAGCAAGCTGCGGAAAAAGTCTCCGCGGCTCACATACTCCTATGGAGAAAAGAAGATCGAGGAAGGAAGTCAGCCTTAACGCGACTTACAAGAACCTGTAGTGGGATCGTCCGGACTGGTTATTTCCGCGTCCCGCTAGTGAGCCTACGTCGAGGCGTAATCGTAATGGAGTCAAAGCGGCTGCTGATTGCCGAAGATGACATGCGCACACGCGAGGGCTGGCGCGAGTTGATCGGGGCCTGGGGTTTCCAGGTCGAAAGCGCAGCCGATGGCGAGCAAGCTTTGCGCCTGTTGGAAAGCTTCGAGCCTCATATTCTGCTGCTCGATCTCAAGCTGCCGCGAGTGGATGGTCTGGGGGTACTGAAAAAAATCCGCGAAGCGGGGCTGCCCACCGTCACT includes the following:
- a CDS encoding helix-turn-helix domain-containing protein; this encodes MNNNKLQNKRDVSRSRTDVSSSGEILTVKTLSEFLCCHPSTIYRLIKHRSIPAFQLGADWRFHKPDIERWVRERTLNCSNPFQG